A region of the Cyanobium usitatum str. Tous genome:
GCTTGAAGAAGGTATAGGACTTGCTGGCGGTCAAGAAGCCCAAGTCCAGTTGCAGCCCAAAATCTCCCATGGCTTTATTGAGGAAGCCGGCATGGCGGGCCTCATCGCGGGCCATGTGGGCAAAGCACTCGGCAAGCAGCGGGTTTTTGGTTTTGATGCGGCGGCTGAGCTCCTTGTAGAGCAGGAAGCCAGAAAATTCAGAGGTGCAGCTCTGCTCAAGAAACTCAACGAAAACCTTGCGGGTATCAGGATCTAGCTTCTCCGCTGCCCCCTCAAACTCACCGTTGCGCACGAAGTGGTGGCGGTTGTAGTCCTTACGGAACTCCTCGCATATGGCCTCAAGCTCCACCTCATTTGGCCGCAGATCCATCGCCGCCATGGCGTCGAAATCCGTGGTGTAGAAGCGCGGCGTCAGGATCGTGTCCTTGGCCGGATCTTTGACGGCTGGTGCACCGGGCGAGCCCACAGAGGCTTGACTGGGGCTGGTGGTAGGGCTGGCAGTTGCGGCGGGAGGCACCATCGAGGCTTGCGGCTTACGGCAGTGCCTGCATCGTAGAGGGCATGGCCGTCAGTTCGGGCCGAGCCATTTCTGACCGTTGAGCCGCGACACCAGCCGCGACACCAGCAGCGCCAGGCTCATCTTCTTCTCGTCGATCAGAAACGACTCCAGCAGGCTTGGCTGGCCGCCTGCCTCTGCCAATGCCACCGTTTTGGCTGAACTGATGTCTGGTTGGGTGAAGCACAGCCAGAAGCGACGCCGACCCGGCAGCTCCCCTTGAACCATCCAGCACTCCGACCCCACCACGGGCATCGCTCCTTGCACAAAGGCCAGTTCGGCAGCAGCTCCTCCGTAGCCCTGGATCTCCTTGGCCAGGGCCGGGATCAGGAGCTGGGGCACAAAGATCTCAAATGGCTGGTCTTCCACTGCAGGCGGTTTGGCCTTTGCGGGCTGATCTTTGGCAGCTGGCTGGGCGGATTCGCTCACCGGTGCAGGCCCCTTTCGGCATCGTCCTTGGACTTTACGCAGGTTGCCCGGCAGCTCGCTCACCAGTCGTCGCTGCTGGGGTTGTCCCAGCCATCTCCCACGGCAGCGGCCTGGGCCACCACCGGTTCGCCTGCTGGAGCTGGGTTGCTGCCTTTGCGAATCACCCGGAACGGCACGGCAACGGTTGGGGCTGGTTCGCCAGGGGGTCTCGGCGGCCCGGCGGCGGCTCGAGCTGCGGGCCTTGCTGGTTCGCTTTGGTTTTGCTGCTGCGGCTGCCTCCAGTTCGCCTCGGGTTCACTGGCGCCGCGGCGCACTTGACGGCGCAGGTTGATCGGGCCAGTGCGCAGGGCTAGGGCGGCTCCGGCGGCGCTCAGCCCGGCTCCCGCGCTGGCGGCCAGGGCTATCCAGGCTCCGATTGGCAGGGCCGGGCTGGTCCAAACCAGCAGGCGCAGGGCCGCATTGGGTCGGGGGTTGAGGGCGCCTACCAGCAGCACCAGCAGCAGGGGAGCCAGCAGGGGGAGCAGCAGCAGGCGTTGCAGCAGGGCCAATGGATCGACTGGGGTGAGGAGGGCGGCCTAGGGGGAAGTAGCCCCGGTGGCTGGTGCCCCAGGGGATCCTGGCTGGTGCGGTGGCCCCTGCCAACGGCGCAGGTTGCCGAGCTCGTAGCCGAGCACGTCAAAGACGCGGATCACCAGAAAATCCACCATGTCTTCGATCGATTGGGGTTGGTGATACCAGGCAGGCACCGGCGGGGCGATGCGGGCACCAGCCTCGGCCAAGGCCGTGAGGTTGCGCAGGTGCACCAGGCTCCAGGGGGTTTCCCTTGGGCAGATCACCAGGGGGCGCCCCTCCTTGAGGTGAACGTCGGCGGCCCGCTCCACCAGATCCAGGGCCACCCCCGAAGCGATGCGCCCCACGGTGCCCATGGAGGCCGGCAGAATCACCATGCCGCGGGTTTTAAAGCTGCCACTGGCAATGCCAGCGGCCTGATCGTTCCAGCGGTGGCAGCGCAGCTGCCCGGTGCTAACAGCGGTGCGTTCCCGCCAAAAGGCTTCCTGGGCATCGGGTTCTGAGGGCACC
Encoded here:
- a CDS encoding DUF2996 domain-containing protein is translated as MSESAQPAAKDQPAKAKPPAVEDQPFEIFVPQLLIPALAKEIQGYGGAAAELAFVQGAMPVVGSECWMVQGELPGRRRFWLCFTQPDISSAKTVALAEAGGQPSLLESFLIDEKKMSLALLVSRLVSRLNGQKWLGPN
- a CDS encoding flavin prenyltransferase UbiX; translation: MVRPSGTSSGTGPVVLAVSGASAQPLAQRALQLLLEAGEAVELVTSRGAIGVWQAELGLRVPSEPDAQEAFWRERTAVSTGQLRCHRWNDQAAGIASGSFKTRGMVILPASMGTVGRIASGVALDLVERAADVHLKEGRPLVICPRETPWSLVHLRNLTALAEAGARIAPPVPAWYHQPQSIEDMVDFLVIRVFDVLGYELGNLRRWQGPPHQPGSPGAPATGATSP